A single region of the Methanolacinia paynteri genome encodes:
- a CDS encoding carboxypeptidase-like regulatory domain-containing protein → MKLREKPLIIIIIITALVVSGNAYTPDEPAGCSEGSYWYNVNPVGAQPFGANFTISGTTNLPAGQEIGYMIQVSDLGPGSPGLRPPSYTGSTTVVAGEEGINSWSAEIDTTKFETDTGLQSGAVAGKYSLIIGPFCNQVFHFVLTDDRPISIAITWPENGSRFHSDVVPHEVRVIADISSKYAIANVTLDSGWETVESDPSSHIEDSVHVEGGGENSISVTVTDEKGNTASETTMFTIITGPPPAPIYTLHGLVTDPDGEPVEGCLVSANSSALISKGVFIGSTAMTDANGSYRIEYVYGPKLNITAEKEGFRQYKSLEGFDDAKVEFDIVMTPEEKESPGFGFIAGIAGIAFAVCLLILMPARRRAVKTR, encoded by the coding sequence ATGAAACTCCGGGAAAAGCCGTTAATAATCATCATAATTATCACGGCTCTTGTAGTTTCGGGAAATGCCTACACCCCGGACGAACCGGCAGGGTGCAGTGAAGGATCATACTGGTATAATGTGAATCCCGTAGGAGCACAGCCTTTCGGTGCGAATTTTACAATTTCCGGGACGACCAACCTCCCGGCCGGCCAGGAGATCGGTTATATGATACAGGTCTCGGATCTCGGGCCGGGAAGCCCCGGACTTCGACCGCCGTCATACACCGGCTCAACAACGGTCGTCGCAGGAGAAGAGGGAATTAATTCGTGGTCGGCGGAGATAGATACGACAAAATTCGAGACCGACACCGGATTGCAGTCCGGAGCGGTTGCCGGGAAATATTCTCTTATCATCGGGCCGTTCTGCAACCAGGTATTTCATTTTGTTCTTACAGACGACCGGCCCATATCGATCGCCATCACCTGGCCGGAAAACGGAAGCAGGTTCCACAGCGACGTCGTTCCGCACGAGGTCAGGGTCATCGCCGATATCTCCTCGAAGTACGCGATTGCAAACGTAACCCTCGACAGCGGATGGGAGACAGTCGAATCCGATCCCTCCTCCCATATCGAAGACTCCGTCCACGTGGAGGGCGGCGGGGAAAATTCGATTTCCGTAACAGTCACCGACGAAAAAGGAAACACGGCATCAGAAACCACTATGTTCACAATAATCACGGGGCCGCCGCCCGCACCAATTTATACGCTGCACGGGCTGGTCACGGACCCTGACGGCGAACCGGTGGAGGGCTGCCTGGTCAGTGCGAATTCTTCGGCTTTAATCTCCAAAGGCGTATTTATCGGTTCGACCGCCATGACCGATGCCAACGGCAGTTACAGGATAGAATATGTCTACGGCCCGAAGCTCAACATCACTGCCGAAAAAGAGGGCTTCCGGCAGTACAAAAGCCTGGAGGGCTTTGATGACGCAAAAGTTGAATTCGATATCGTCATGACGCCGGAGGAGAAAGAGTCGCCCGGATTCGGTTTTATCGCGGGAATCGCCGGGATCGCTTTTGCGGTCTGTCTTTTGATATTGATGCCCGCGAGGAGAAGGGCCGTGAAGACCCGCTGA
- a CDS encoding thiamine pyrophosphate-dependent enzyme, protein YGMTGGQGSPCTPVGAISTTTPYGAAEPVFDLARLAEAAGANYSARWTSYHVKELTKAIKTGMETPGLSFIEAMTQCPTSFGRRNKLRTTTSMLEYLRDNAVLLGKAKRMEAEGKMLSGSQFTVGEFVKRYRPALGVRGDRNEE, encoded by the coding sequence TCTATGGCATGACCGGCGGACAGGGGAGCCCGTGCACGCCGGTCGGGGCGATATCCACGACGACTCCATATGGTGCGGCCGAGCCCGTCTTCGATCTCGCAAGGCTTGCGGAGGCTGCGGGTGCGAACTATTCGGCGAGATGGACATCGTACCACGTCAAGGAGCTCACGAAGGCGATAAAAACGGGGATGGAGACTCCCGGCTTGTCGTTCATCGAGGCGATGACCCAGTGCCCTACGTCGTTCGGGCGGAGGAACAAGCTGCGGACGACGACCTCGATGCTCGAGTACCTGAGGGACAATGCCGTTCTTCTCGGAAAGGCGAAGAGGATGGAGGCCGAAGGGAAGATGCTTTCGGGCAGCCAGTTTACGGTCGGCGAGTTCGTGAAACGCTACAGGCCCGCACTTGGAGTCAGGGGTGATCGTAATGAGGAATGA
- the hisG gene encoding ATP phosphoribosyltransferase, which translates to MNSDAKPGDVIRLAIPNKGRIADPIIETVEKSGLKIKNSVQRKLISKTSDPEIEVLFARPIDIPEFVADGAADLGITGKDMIMERGSDVEELLDLQSGNANLVLAVPADSGITDPKQLDGLRVATEFSGISAKYFKDLGIDVTLVPVGGACEAAPYLGIADAIIDLTSSGVTLATNNLKVVAEILKSTTVLIANRNAKARYPEKIAELCLALESVIRARGQCYLMMNVMRQSLEEVKKELPGLSGPTVMDVSSDDNLVAVHAVVKEDHLYSLVGKLKKAGARDILVVPIERMIR; encoded by the coding sequence ATGAATTCCGATGCAAAACCAGGGGATGTAATACGTCTCGCCATCCCCAATAAAGGCAGAATTGCCGATCCGATTATCGAAACCGTCGAGAAGAGCGGGCTCAAAATCAAAAACAGCGTCCAGAGAAAGCTGATCTCAAAGACCTCCGACCCGGAGATCGAGGTGCTGTTCGCACGCCCTATCGATATTCCGGAGTTCGTGGCGGACGGGGCGGCGGATCTCGGGATCACGGGAAAGGACATGATCATGGAGAGGGGATCCGATGTTGAAGAGCTCCTCGATCTCCAGAGCGGAAACGCGAACCTTGTACTGGCGGTCCCGGCGGATTCGGGTATAACCGATCCGAAGCAGCTCGACGGCCTCCGTGTCGCGACCGAATTTTCGGGGATCTCGGCGAAGTACTTCAAAGATCTCGGCATAGATGTCACACTCGTTCCCGTCGGGGGCGCCTGCGAGGCCGCACCATATCTCGGGATCGCCGACGCGATAATCGATCTCACCAGTTCGGGTGTCACTCTCGCCACGAACAACCTGAAGGTTGTTGCCGAGATTCTCAAATCGACGACGGTTCTAATCGCCAACAGGAATGCAAAGGCAAGGTACCCCGAGAAGATCGCTGAGCTATGCCTCGCACTTGAGAGTGTAATCCGGGCACGGGGCCAGTGCTACCTCATGATGAATGTCATGCGTCAGTCGCTCGAAGAGGTGAAGAAGGAGCTTCCCGGACTTTCGGGCCCGACGGTGATGGACGTTTCGTCGGATGACAACCTTGTCGCTGTTCATGCGGTCGTAAAGGAGGATCATCTCTATTCGCTCGTCGGAAAGCTGAAGAAGGCGGGCGCAAGGGATATCCTCGTGGTCCCGATCGAGCGGATGATCCGTTGA
- a CDS encoding DNA integrity scanning protein DisA nucleotide-binding domain protein translates to MNNELLMMQIAADLAAKTGAKAIVSFLSPLEFESAIPVIWVEDLQLDVLKDLTMHDILEVSEKHLNDAAVQIYLAKEFEEGIVVGVFPHALITFDIKDGSSFINVRSFEDIIPRDVMSAVLKVALEISRQGREGRKIGTAFIIGDENKIYTHSYQAIINPYKGQKSEDCNIKNEHNWESIKEFSQLDGVFIVNTEGQIVSAGRYLNINTGTVKLPGGMGGRHLAAAAITMDLPVVGVTVSESGGIVRVFRDGSCVLTIRSDISIR, encoded by the coding sequence GTGAATAATGAACTTCTTATGATGCAGATCGCGGCTGATCTTGCCGCAAAGACAGGTGCGAAGGCGATCGTCTCCTTCCTCTCTCCACTGGAGTTTGAATCTGCTATCCCGGTAATCTGGGTCGAGGATCTCCAGCTCGATGTCTTAAAGGACCTGACCATGCACGATATCCTCGAGGTATCCGAGAAGCATCTCAATGATGCCGCTGTCCAGATCTACCTCGCAAAAGAGTTCGAGGAAGGGATCGTCGTTGGTGTTTTCCCCCACGCACTGATAACGTTCGATATCAAGGACGGCAGTTCGTTCATCAACGTCAGGAGTTTCGAGGATATCATCCCGAGGGACGTGATGTCGGCCGTACTGAAGGTGGCCCTCGAGATCTCCAGACAGGGAAGGGAGGGGCGTAAAATCGGAACCGCGTTTATCATCGGCGATGAGAACAAGATCTACACCCACTCGTACCAGGCCATAATCAATCCTTACAAGGGGCAGAAATCCGAGGACTGCAACATCAAGAACGAGCACAACTGGGAGAGCATAAAGGAGTTCTCCCAGCTCGACGGCGTATTTATCGTAAATACCGAAGGGCAGATCGTCTCCGCGGGAAGATACCTTAATATCAATACGGGGACGGTCAAACTCCCGGGCGGAATGGGTGGAAGACATCTTGCAGCGGCAGCGATAACGATGGACCTTCCCGTGGTCGGGGTGACTGTTTCGGAGTCGGGCGGGATCGTGAGGGTCTTCCGCGACGGCTCCTGCGTCCTGACGATCAGGTCGGATATCAGTATCCGGTGA
- a CDS encoding succinate--CoA ligase subunit beta produces MKLLEYEAKDIFKKYGIPVAKGFVVKKTDCDGTGAVINTGIERCELGEEVVIKAQVEVGGRGKAGGVVICPSGDAPEKSAAMFAKEIKGVPVETILVEEKLPITGEYYVSITLDRSKKAPVILFSAEGGVEIEETAKNNPGALHRVRVSPMLDDIPDFMMRELLRGAPKELAPVIKSLYRVFCKSDAILAEINPLVTTERGVYAADAKIIVDDNALGRQGISVNRDLTERERLAEDLGFSYVELDGNIGVIGNGAGLTMSTLDMIEYFGGKAANFLDVGGGADRKRVCSAVKLVSGMDGVKVIVVNLLGGITRCDEVAAGIVEAGVPQQVVVRLAGTNEAEGKKILSEKGYRMLGSMEEVVKFAVEEAD; encoded by the coding sequence ATGAAGCTTTTGGAATATGAGGCCAAGGATATTTTTAAAAAATATGGAATTCCCGTAGCAAAGGGGTTTGTTGTAAAAAAAACCGATTGTGACGGGACAGGTGCCGTAATAAATACAGGGATCGAAAGATGCGAACTCGGAGAAGAGGTTGTCATCAAGGCCCAGGTGGAAGTCGGCGGAAGGGGCAAGGCCGGCGGGGTCGTGATCTGTCCTTCGGGTGATGCACCGGAAAAGTCCGCCGCGATGTTTGCAAAGGAGATCAAAGGCGTTCCCGTCGAGACAATTCTCGTCGAGGAGAAACTCCCGATAACGGGCGAATATTACGTGAGCATCACGCTCGACCGGTCCAAAAAGGCGCCGGTGATCCTCTTCTCGGCCGAGGGGGGGGTGGAGATCGAGGAGACGGCGAAGAACAACCCCGGTGCTCTGCACAGGGTCAGGGTCTCGCCCATGCTCGACGATATCCCGGACTTCATGATGAGGGAGCTTTTGAGAGGAGCCCCTAAGGAGCTTGCTCCTGTAATAAAGTCGCTTTACCGTGTCTTCTGCAAAAGCGATGCGATCTTGGCCGAAATAAATCCGCTTGTCACAACAGAAAGGGGAGTCTATGCGGCCGACGCGAAGATCATCGTCGACGATAACGCCCTCGGCCGGCAGGGAATTTCCGTGAACCGCGACCTGACGGAACGCGAAAGGCTGGCGGAGGATCTTGGCTTTTCATACGTCGAGCTTGACGGAAACATCGGTGTTATCGGAAATGGTGCGGGTCTGACGATGTCCACCCTCGATATGATAGAATACTTCGGCGGAAAGGCTGCAAACTTCCTCGATGTCGGCGGTGGTGCGGACCGGAAGAGGGTGTGCAGCGCAGTGAAGCTGGTTTCGGGAATGGACGGAGTGAAGGTCATAGTCGTCAACCTCCTCGGCGGAATTACGAGATGCGACGAGGTCGCCGCCGGAATTGTGGAGGCGGGAGTACCGCAGCAGGTCGTCGTCCGTCTTGCCGGGACGAACGAGGCCGAGGGCAAAAAGATCCTCTCGGAGAAGGGATACAGGATGCTCGGGTCGATGGAAGAGGTTGTTAAGTTCGCGGTAGAGGAGGCCGACTGA
- a CDS encoding 2-oxoacid:acceptor oxidoreductase family protein → MRNEVLFSGFGGQGIILSAVILGRAAAIYDNKFAVQTQVYGPEARGGASMSAVIIEEEEVLYPKVRSPDIYVIMSQQGFEKYGVRAGSDAKMLLDSDLVFSRPECPYAEIPATGTAKKQLGKVIVANIIMLGALVTATEVVSRAAIEMAVMDSVPKGTEKLNMDALNAGFELGENCDF, encoded by the coding sequence ATGAGGAATGAAGTTCTCTTCTCCGGGTTCGGCGGTCAGGGGATTATCCTCTCCGCCGTGATCCTCGGCCGGGCGGCCGCGATATACGACAACAAGTTTGCTGTCCAGACCCAGGTCTACGGGCCGGAAGCCCGCGGAGGCGCCTCGATGAGCGCCGTAATCATCGAGGAAGAGGAGGTCTTATACCCGAAGGTGCGGAGTCCCGACATCTACGTTATAATGTCGCAGCAGGGCTTCGAGAAGTACGGTGTCAGGGCCGGTTCGGACGCGAAGATGCTGCTCGATTCCGATCTCGTCTTTTCGAGGCCGGAGTGTCCTTATGCGGAGATCCCTGCGACAGGAACCGCCAAGAAGCAGCTGGGGAAGGTAATCGTCGCGAATATTATCATGCTCGGTGCGCTGGTTACGGCGACGGAGGTCGTCAGCAGGGCGGCTATAGAGATGGCGGTGATGGACAGCGTCCCGAAGGGCACCGAGAAACTGAATATGGATGCCCTTAATGCCGGTTTCGAACTCGGAGAGAACTGCGATTTTTAA
- a CDS encoding methionine adenosyltransferase, with the protein MQRNISVEKLTQTPIEKQQIEIAERKCIGHPDSLADGIAEAVSRALSKTYLEECDAVLHHNTDQGEVVAGESIPKFGGGKVTRPIYILLTGRATKDFQGKTIPTDAIAVEAARSYLSETLQFLNMERDVIVDCRMGVGSSDLRDVFKACGDNPVPHANDTSFGIGHAPFSDLENIILTVSEHIDNNVRPKKPVIGTDVKIMGLRQNNEINLTLCVPMIDQFCSSMDDYVDAVGFIGEEVKKVASGCTDRKVNVWINTGDRVDKGSIFLTVTGTSAEMGDDGSVGRGNRCNGLITPQRPMSMEATSGKNPINHIGKIYNLLSTEIATQCVNEIDGIDDLYVRLLSQIGKPIDQPFVASAQYIAEEECNASVGQDINSIIDERLADIRSITERVIRGELKTF; encoded by the coding sequence ATGCAGAGAAATATCTCAGTTGAGAAACTAACTCAGACACCAATTGAAAAGCAGCAGATAGAGATCGCCGAGAGAAAGTGCATCGGCCACCCCGACAGTCTTGCAGACGGAATCGCGGAGGCGGTATCGAGAGCCCTTTCGAAAACATATCTTGAAGAGTGCGATGCGGTCCTTCACCACAACACGGACCAGGGCGAAGTTGTCGCAGGCGAGTCGATACCGAAATTCGGCGGCGGAAAGGTTACAAGGCCCATATACATCCTACTTACCGGCCGTGCGACGAAGGACTTCCAGGGAAAGACTATTCCTACCGACGCCATTGCAGTCGAGGCAGCCCGCAGCTATCTCAGCGAGACGCTCCAGTTCCTCAATATGGAAAGAGACGTAATCGTCGACTGCAGGATGGGAGTCGGTTCGTCCGATCTCCGCGACGTCTTCAAGGCATGCGGCGACAACCCCGTCCCCCACGCAAACGATACGTCGTTCGGTATCGGCCATGCACCCTTCAGCGATCTTGAAAACATCATCCTGACGGTTAGCGAACACATCGACAACAATGTCAGGCCCAAAAAGCCGGTAATCGGAACGGATGTCAAGATTATGGGACTCAGGCAGAACAACGAGATCAACCTGACACTCTGTGTCCCGATGATCGATCAGTTCTGCAGTTCAATGGACGACTATGTCGACGCGGTCGGCTTCATAGGCGAAGAAGTAAAGAAGGTCGCATCCGGATGCACGGACAGGAAAGTCAATGTCTGGATAAACACCGGCGACCGTGTAGACAAGGGAAGCATCTTCCTCACCGTGACCGGAACCTCGGCGGAGATGGGCGACGACGGATCTGTCGGCCGCGGCAACCGCTGCAATGGTCTGATCACCCCGCAGAGACCGATGAGCATGGAGGCAACGAGCGGAAAGAACCCGATAAACCACATAGGAAAGATCTACAACCTCCTCTCGACGGAGATCGCAACACAGTGCGTGAACGAGATCGACGGAATCGACGATCTCTACGTCCGCCTTCTCTCGCAGATTGGAAAACCCATCGACCAGCCGTTCGTTGCAAGTGCGCAGTATATAGCTGAAGAAGAGTGCAACGCCTCCGTCGGGCAGGATATCAATTCGATAATCGACGAGAGACTGGCCGATATAAGGTCAATCACCGAGAGGGTAATCCGCGGTGAATTAAAGACTTTCTAA
- the sucD gene encoding succinate--CoA ligase subunit alpha, with product MIYGDKNTGVIVQGATGRQGAFHIDLMNEYAESVGGKGVVAGVTPGKGGQEVHGVPVYNSVREALLEHDASVSVLFVPGFAAGDSIMEAAYNGLDLVVAITEHIPVHDTIKAISYAEIEGCSVIGPNCPGTMSPGELKLGIMPAQLAMRGNVGVISRSGTLTYEVVNELSRAGIGQSTIVGIGGDPVIGETFVDVIERFDKDPETKAVVLIGEVGGNLEEEGASYSNLPLVTYIAGISAPPEKRMGHAGAIVAGGEGDARSKISRLESMGITVAKKPSDIPVLIRELL from the coding sequence ATGATATACGGGGATAAAAATACGGGCGTAATCGTTCAGGGTGCGACCGGGAGGCAGGGAGCTTTCCATATCGACCTCATGAATGAATACGCTGAATCGGTCGGCGGAAAAGGAGTCGTTGCCGGGGTCACGCCGGGCAAAGGCGGGCAGGAGGTCCACGGGGTTCCGGTCTATAACTCTGTAAGGGAAGCCCTCCTCGAACACGACGCATCGGTGAGCGTCCTCTTCGTTCCCGGTTTTGCTGCAGGGGATTCAATCATGGAGGCGGCATACAACGGCCTCGATCTTGTCGTTGCGATAACCGAGCACATACCTGTTCATGACACTATAAAGGCGATCTCATACGCAGAAATCGAAGGGTGCAGCGTCATCGGCCCCAACTGTCCCGGGACGATGTCTCCCGGCGAGCTTAAACTCGGGATCATGCCGGCACAGCTCGCAATGAGGGGGAACGTCGGCGTCATATCAAGGAGCGGAACCCTGACATACGAGGTAGTTAACGAACTCAGCCGTGCAGGAATCGGGCAGAGTACGATCGTCGGGATCGGTGGCGACCCGGTAATCGGCGAGACTTTCGTGGACGTTATCGAGAGGTTCGATAAGGACCCGGAGACTAAGGCAGTAGTCCTTATCGGCGAAGTCGGCGGAAATCTCGAAGAGGAGGGAGCGTCGTATTCGAACCTTCCTCTCGTGACATATATCGCGGGCATCTCCGCTCCGCCGGAGAAAAGGATGGGCCATGCCGGCGCGATCGTAGCCGGAGGCGAGGGCGATGCAAGGTCGAAGATCAGCCGCCTCGAATCTATGGGCATAACCGTGGCAAAAAAGCCTTCCGACATCCCGGTTCTCATCAGGGAACTTTTATAA